Part of the Tolypothrix sp. PCC 7910 genome, TTCTGTCAGTATTGCAACATCAGCAGGATTATCTTCTACAAGTAGAACTGCAAGTATCTCACTTTCCATACATCATCTCACCCAGCCCAGCACAATTTTTTTTAAAGCCATAAGATAACAACTATTTTTTTAATTAAATTATTATTTACGAAACTTAAAACTTAATTATTTTTGAATTTTAAGCATGAGATTAAAATAATCTTTGAATCTCAAATTGGCAATATTAAATCTAAAATTTGCACAGTTAAATATCCTGATGGGGAGGCAATTCAACTAGTGCTAACCAAAAATGCTCGATTGATCTAACTACTTCTACAAATTGTTCGAGATCAACTGGTTTGACAAGGTAGCAATTAACATGAAGCTGATAACTCTTGAGAATATCAGCTTCCGCAGAGGAAGTGGTCAAAATCACGACGGGAATAGTTTTAAGATTTTCATCTGCTTTAATTTCTGCTAGTAGTTCTCTACCATTTTTCTTGGG contains:
- a CDS encoding response regulator; amino-acid sequence: MPPEHRLKVLQILLVEDSKSDAVLIAETLCESKFLNKLSIVRDGAEATDYLYKRGKYVDVTRPDLILLDLNLPKKNGRELLAEIKADENLKTIPVVILTTSSAEADILKSYQLHVNCYLVKPVDLEQFVEVVRSIEHFWLALVELPPHQDI